A segment of the Colletotrichum destructivum chromosome 3, complete sequence genome:
CCGTTGTGCCATGATTAAATGATGCCTTAAACGAACACGAGAGGTTAGGCTCATTaacccctccttcttgtgATAGGCATTGGCTTCCACGGACCACGAGGTACTGTGTCTAAGACAATACATATGCGATACGCTAAACTCCTCTGCGCCTCTCCAACGTACAGAGTAGACCAAGTACTCTGTAGGTAGTGCAGCACTCCAGCCACGACGGTGGGGTAATGCTTTGTTGGCTTCCACAGCCTTTGCGACTTGTTCCAAGGATCTAATTTCGTTCCAGACTGCACTCTAGAATGTCATCTCACTCCACCTGTGAGGCTCTAATTAAGGTTTGTCTTGTGGAGGTGCCTGTGGTTGAATGGACACAGACCGTCTCTGCGCTCGCGCAACCGAAGACGTAGTGTACAGTGTGCTGAATGAGTGCTGCGACGCCGGGCAGGCAGCCTTCATCGTCAGAGGATATGCCCAATTCGTCCCATCTCAGTGCTGTCGAGGGAAGCCAGGTCTCATCGTCCGGCTGTTACCCCCGTACGATCGTCGGACCACGCACCGGCGATAGTCTTCCGGCTTGGGAGTGCCGCGACGCTGAGCGACTTGATCGTGCCTCGCTGAAATCTGCTGCCCAGCCCGGCTGTTGATCCTGCATCACTTGGCCGATAACGTCCTGGACCGTGACAAGTACAAATCCTCTTTACTTGGGAACTGCCCATTTCGGACCAGACAAGGGTTGCACAGCATGCAGGCCAAGTTACGAAGCATATTTGACGGAATTGCATGGCAACAAGAAGCCACACGGGGATGTAATGCTTTAGGATCCGCAGCCTTTGAAGAATCGACGAGGGACAAACCACAGGACACAAGTGGAAGTCTTCAATGAAAGAAAACCTCGGATCGCGAATTGCACGTCGTTGCGTGTGATGTTTCTGCCGCAACAGCCAGCCACGCGGCCCGCCAAGGTCTATTGACGGCTGGCTGTGATATGGAGAACAACGATTGCGTAGTTGCCCACGATGCGATGGGGCCCAGAAAATTAAGCTTGTTTTACTAACAGGATAAGACTTATCGGGCCCCGCGCCGAAGGGTCGCCGTTTCAGTCCAGAACTCGGACAATAAATACCCGGCGGGTTCTCGGCTGCCTGTCACTTGGTCTCCCAGTTGCGGGCTGCGAACAGGTTCGAACGGGGAACAAGGTGGCCACGCCCCAAGAATTGGGGAACCACCATATGGGAACAGGCTCGGCCGGAACACGGTTCAACGCGGTATCAGTGTTGTGAGGATGACAGCATTCCTTTTCGGACGGGATTGTCGCTTCAAGCAATTCCCATGCAGAAAGTATGTTTCCGGAGCGACAGACAGGCCGAATGACTCAATCCGGGGATAGGCGAGAGCGCAGTAGTATGAACGTCCCAAACCAGTGAGGAGGCTGTATACAAGCAAAGAATGTATTTTTGCAGTGAATCCCACCGACGGCTCACCTCTCATCTCACGCCTGCCGCGGGCCCGGGGCTCCAGGCTGGCTTTCTACGGTAACCCGACAGTGATGCCCTCACATCAAATACATCACATCGTAGTCCCGCTTGTGTACACTACACGGGTAATGTCACGGATGGTGGACCAACGGCAAGCTTTCGCAAGTGCACATGTTGTGTCGCTGCAGCCTGACGATCCGTAATTACCATAGGCCAATTCCCATAGGAACGGGCGAGCTAAGGAAAGGCCTCTATCAGCTGCGCAGGCAGCTTTCTCGGCCAAGATAGGCAGCGAGGACAAGGCTCTTCATCAGGCATACATTTCACAACCAATCCTCCCCATAGGCGGCTAGGCctcaccttctcctcggATCTGCAACGGGGAGTGACACATCACGCAATATCCGTACAAACTCAACATCTGCCGGCGCGTCTTACACGGTCCACTTTTCCATGCCTGCCTACACACCGCGAACAccacgcttgacctttatgggcctCAACTAACGGCctgagtcatcggcgaaagAAACACCCTTTTAACCACAAACTTACCAGCAGTTACCGCGAACACCACGTCCACTTCGGTGACTTGCGTGTGCCTGTGTCAAATGACACCCACCCCTACTTACATGCAGGAGGCGTAAGCCGCGCGTAGTGACTCACGTTTTTGTTGACACACCGTTTACGACTTCCCTCGGGATGCATAGTTACGATCCTTGCATACCTTATGTCCGCACTGCCGCGACGGCACCCCGAATGGGACGGATGTTGATGGGCTTGCCCGTCCACCAccctccctcgccttctGACCCACACCGGCCGGCATGCTGTGGGACACCGAACCGCGTGCGTGGTCTGCTCTGGTTTCCACAGGCGATGTCATgcaagacgacgacaggTTGTTGTAGACTCGTCGAGTGACGAATGGATACGTGGAGTTCCTGAAAGTCAACCTCGAGCTGCGCTTCCGCATGCGAGGTCGAGGGGGTCGAGGATGTACGCGCGTGTAAGTTATGTAAGTCCAGTGGTGAATGGGTACTCAGCGCGAGTGCCAGGCTTGTATAAGTAGCGACTTCATCATCCCATCCTCAGGTTTCGTTTCGGGTCCTCATCAGTATCATCACTCGGATCAGCAAAGGCAAAGCAATAACCCACTACTACACACAACgacaccccccctccctttcttACGTATAAGCTCCTCGAACAAACGTCTTCCTTTCCACCTATTCATCCGCTATTAAACACCTCACTCATCCAAGTAACCACATCCTCATCGCACGCCATGTCGGGAATGCACTCCACCTTCTCCAGCTCCGTCACTGGCGACAACCGCCACAGCTACGCCGTCCTTTCTGCCCTCCAACAGGGTGCCAGCACGACCAGCACGACCGGCAACGGCTCATGCCCCTCACCCTACAGAaaggacgccgacgccgcttCCGTCTCAACCTTCGGCAGCTCCATATCCCTGATCAAGGAGAAACTTCCTAGCTACTCGGGCGCATCATCCACCTCCCGCTCAAAAAAGTCTCCATCCCTCGTGGCTCGCCAACGAGCCGCCGAAAACGTCGAGGCACAGGCCTCGAGAGCACAATCCGCGGCCTCCTTGGCTTTTTCGATTCGAAATGACTTGTAGATGAGAGGGCGGGGAACGACATGATGATACAATAGAAGTTGGATGACAGGTTTACGGGTCTGGGGTGTGAGAGGCTGGGGTGGCGCCCTCCCCGGCGCCCACCTCGATAACGTTTTCGGTTGCTATTCGGGTCGGCGTTTTgtattttttttttattccccccttcttccctttgcTGTTACCATGGGTCGTCGCGGGAACAAATTACTCTGATATACAAAGATGGCATTTTATGGCAGGAAACCCCAACCATCTTTGAGGTTGGCCGGGTTGCTTGGGGACTCGGGCCGACGAGCAGTTATGTATTTCAGACCGACATAAAacgaagagaaagaaagagaccTTCTACCGATGACTCTAGAGTAAGGCGATTCCTTTCTAATCTTACGGGTTGATGAGTATTCTTGCTGGCACCAGTGTGATCTATTGTTGGAAAGGCAAAGGATGTATCCCCCTTTCGTCCTTTTCTCAGCTAGTTTCCATCATATCTATCAGTTAGACAGCGGCTCAAAAGCTATCATCGAGTATGTCCTTGTTCATCTTGACCATCGTAGGGCTGTACTCCTCCGAACTCTCCGGCCCGGCGCCCGCCGTGAGCAGGATGTCATCTACAATACGCTTACTCGCCTCTCGAGCTGTGTTTCTCGTCAGCAAAACCACCACAGGACAAGGTCGGAGCGACGCCCACTTACCAGGTGTCTGAAGCAGCTTGGAGGGAGGTAGCGCAAACTGGATCGTCTTGGGCGGGCTCATGCCGCCATACAGCGCCTTGTcttcgtcgctgtcgctctCCCAGTTGATTTCGTACTTATCCTTGGCAAACGCGCCGCCAATGTCCGTTGTTGTCGTGTCATCGTCGTAGTTGCCCCGCGTCGCAAACACGTCCTTGGTCTTTCTCGCCGCGCCGGGCGTCTGCACGCTTACGCCAGGCGTACGCGGACCCGCGGACGCAGTCGCCGCGGCGAGACGCTGGCGAGCGTTGCTCTTGGCAGGCGATAAAAAGGCCTCGCTGCGCAGCTTGGGCATCTCCATCACGGGCGAAGACATAGGCGAGCCTTGCCGCCACGCAGGCAtggcctctctctctgtctccttGCCCTTACCATCGCGCTTAAGAGGTGACACGTGGTAGGAGGGTCCCTTGTGCGGCGTGGCTTGGATCCGGAAGGTTTTGTCGAGCATGCGGTGCATAAGCGGGTCCTTATGGTGCTGCTGTTCCTGCCGTGACAATGGCGCAAACGACGACCGAGGCGTCATGGACATGTCCGGCAGCCGCGCTGTGTGTTGCGCGAAGAGCACCGTCGAAtcctcctcgatgccgaggtcctcgtcctcttcgtcttcctcgtgcggcgcgggcggctcGCCCTTGAGCTCACGCTTGAGCGCCTCATAAGGAGACTCGAGGCTCGAAAACTGAGGCTTGATCGCTTTAGTCTTGGGCGGCCGCGGGGTGCTTCCTGTCAGGTCattgtcgtcgaggaccgACTCTTCGGCGCGGAACGTCGAATCGGCGACCGATGCCTGAGTTGGGTCTTCGGCGCTTTGGTGTCGTTGGGGGGTGCGCGTGTAGTCGACGCTGGTCTCATCTCGGGCTGTCGACTCTTCCGTCGCCCCcgtctcgtcttcgtcgtcgtcgttggctAGTTCTTCGTATCCGGAGAGCGAGACGTTGGCTGAAGCCTCGAAGAATTGCTTCCAGAACTAGGGGAGTTCGCTTTGTGTTAGCCCATCGCAGTCGAATCATCGTTAGGTTGTTGGCGCACCTTTGAAGCATCCCAGACGTTTCTCGAGTGCTCGCCATATTGCTCAACGATGGGTAAGATGCTGGTGGTGACGATGCGGTGTGCCTTGCTAAAGTTCGAATCGATCTCTGTCGCATGGATCAGGACTGGCATTCATCACACTGACCAATGCTCACATGACATCTGTGTACCTTGCAGGGTCAGAGTAATGGActgctccagcttctccaacTCTTCAGTGAGAGTCAAATTGCGTGCCGAGGGGCCTGGTCGAGACATGTCGTATTCGTTGCTGGTAGGTAGGTCGCAGGAGGAGTTTCCGTTTGTTTTGGAGGGAAGTAAATCAACAAACGCgagcggcggtggtgggaCACGCGATGCGGGGCAATTCTAGGGAGCCGGGCCGGGGTGTAAATAACGGCGGGGTACCTACACCCTGTTGTTTATTGTGTGTCAAAGAATGGCGCTGTCAACCTTGGGGTTCTGTCACGCGAACTCGAGCTTGTCGTGAGACACTCTACTGGCAGCGTTTGATGCCAATTATAACACACACTAGCATTTCATCATTGTTTTAACGCCGAGGGGGTATCTTTCAATCTACCATCTGATCCAACTGTTCCGCCTGTTTGCGTGAAACCTCACACTTTTGAGTAG
Coding sequences within it:
- a CDS encoding Putative DASH complex subunit Ask1 protein — encoded protein: MSRPGPSARNLTLTEELEKLEQSITLTLQEIDSNFSKAHRIVTTSILPIVEQYGEHSRNVWDASKFWKQFFEASANVSLSGYEELANDDDEDETGATEESTARDETSVDYTRTPQRHQSAEDPTQASVADSTFRAEESVLDDNDLTGSTPRPPKTKAIKPQFSSLESPYEALKRELKGEPPAPHEEDEEDEDLGIEEDSTVLFAQHTARLPDMSMTPRSSFAPLSRQEQQHHKDPLMHRMLDKTFRIQATPHKGPSYHVSPLKRDGKGKETEREAMPAWRQGSPMSSPVMEMPKLRSEAFLSPAKSNARQRLAAATASAGPRTPGVSVQTPGAARKTKDVFATRGNYDDDTTTTDIGGAFAKDKYEINWESDSDEDKALYGGMSPPKTIQFALPPSKLLQTPAREASKRIVDDILLTAGAGPESSEEYSPTMVKMNKDILDDSF